The segment TTGAACCCTGGAACTTTGAACATCTCTTCTGGAGGTTGGGTTATGGCGAAGGTTCCGTCGATCGAGGGGATAGAGTTTTCCGGGGTGGCTTCGGGGATCAAGGCCGAGGGGCTTGATCTCGGGCTTGTGGTCTTTCGGGAAGAAACGAATGTCCTCGCCGTCTATACCCGCAACCGGGTGAAGGCGGCCCACATCCTCTATGACCGCAGGATCGATAAGGGACCCGTACGGGCGCTTGTAGCCAACAGCGGCTGCGCCAACGCCTGCACCGGCAAGGAAGGCGTGGGCGACCTCACGGCAATAGCCTCAGGGCTCGCACCGCTCATTGACGCGAACCTCAGGGGGATACTTTTTGCCTCCACCGGCGTCATCGGCAAGAGGCTTCCCGCCGACGCCATGATATCGGCCCTGCCGCGGGCGGCACGCCTCAGGAAGGAATCGGGTCTCAAGAGCTTCGCCCGGGCCATCATGACCACGGACACCTATCCCAAGATCGCCCACACGACGTTTCGGGGAAAGAAGACGTACACGATCGCCGGGGTTGCGAAGGGTTCGGGTATGATCAACCCCCTCTTCGCCACGATGCTCGCCTTCGTCTTCACCGATTTCCCCGTCTCGCCGGAGAACGTGAAGCTCGCCTTCTCCCAGGCTGTCAGGGACACCTTCGAGCGCATAACCGTGGATGGAGAGTGCAGCACCAACGACACGGTCATGCTCTTCACCAGGCGCGGGCAGGAAGATGCGGACGCTTTGGAGGCCTTCACCGACGGTCTCCGCGAGGTCTTGAAAGAGCTTTCCATGATGGTGGTCCGTGACGGTGAAGGGGCTTCGAGGGTCGCTCACATCATGGTGAAAGGGGTGCGGAAGAAAGAATGGGCCGAGAAGATAGCCCGGCGCATCGCTCTGTCTCCCCTCACGAAAACGGCCTTTTTCGGCGCCGACCCCAACTGGGGCCGCATCATAGCCGCCGCCGGCGACGCGGGCGTACCTCTTGACCCCGCGAAGGTGGACATCACCCTGCAAGGCGAGATGGTCGCGAAGGGCGGGGCCGAGATCGCCTTCAGCGAGAAAAAGATGAAGAAACTGATGAGCAGGAAGGAGATATCCGTCACCGTCGACCTCAATGACGGCAAGGCCTCCTTCGACATCTACACAACGGACCTCACCTACGATTACGTGAAGATAAACGCTTCGTACAGGAGCTAGACTAGAGGCGGGTTATGGGTACTGGGTCATAGGTGATGGGAGAAGCAGCAACACGGTGCTTCGATATTCTTCCTTCCACCTATTACCTATTACCTATCACCTGCCTCTTAGCCTATGATATCCAGCAGTGACCCTATCATCTCGTCCTCAACCTTGAGCGCGTTGATGTTGGCCTCGTAGCCCCTTTGGGAGATGATCATGCGGGGGAATTCCTCGGCGAGTTCCACGTTCGAGAGCTCGCGCAGGGTACCGTCCGTTTCCTGAATGATCGAACCCGGGGCGTCCTGTCTCTCGACGCTCACCTCGGGCAACCCGTTTGTGTCCTCAACGATCGTCGCCCTCGTCTTCTTGTATCCGTCGGTGTTGACGTTGGCAATGTTGTTGGCGGTGTTCGACAGCGTCCTCGTGAATGCCGACAGGCCGGATAGCGATGAGCTGATTCCTGAGATCATGCATATGTTATCGGTCAAGGGAAGAAGGACTTAAGAAGATTTCCAAAGTTTTTCTCCAATCGCCGGGCAGGAGTCTTTTGCCTGGAACTTGAAACCTGGAACCTGAAACTTTCCTTTCTCCCTTCTATCCTGTATAATGTGGACGTTCCATGAATAAACTCATCGTCATACCCGCACGGTACGAATCGACGCGGCTCCCGGGGAAACCCCTTCTGGAAATAGCGGGCAAACCGCTCATACGCCTTGTCTATGAACGCGCCTCGGAATCCCGGCTTAAGGACGACGTGATCGTGGCGACCGACGACGAGCGCATCCTCAATACCGTGACGGCCTTCGGCGGCAACGCGGTCATGACGAGCTCCTCCTGCAGGAGCGGCACCGACAGGGTCTTTGAAGCCATGCAACACACAGAGGCCGACCTCATCATCAACCTGCAGGGCGACGAGCCCTTCATGCGCCCCGACATGACGGACCTCCTCTTCTCCGTGATGGAGAAAGAGGACCTCGACATGGCCACCCTTTGTTCACCTATTACCGACGACAGAGAGTACCACGACCCCAACACCGTGAAGGTCGTCCTTGACGGCCGCGGTTTCGCCCTCTATTTCTCCCGGTCCCCCATCCCCTACCTGAGGAACGGCTCGGCGAGGCCCCTCTTCTACAAACACATCGGCATCTACGCGTTCAAACGGGACTTCCTGGAACGTTTCGTCAAAATGCCGAGGAGCCGGCTCGAAGAGATAGAGTCCCTCGAACAGCTTCGCGTCCTGGAGAACGGCTTCAGGATACGGGTCCTCACCACCCAGTACGATGGATTTGGCATCGACACCCCGGCCGACCTCGACCGGGCAAGGCTTACCCTCGACAGAAAGACCGGCTGATCACCCCCTTCCGGGGCCG is part of the Syntrophorhabdus sp. genome and harbors:
- the argJ gene encoding bifunctional glutamate N-acetyltransferase/amino-acid acetyltransferase ArgJ yields the protein MAKVPSIEGIEFSGVASGIKAEGLDLGLVVFREETNVLAVYTRNRVKAAHILYDRRIDKGPVRALVANSGCANACTGKEGVGDLTAIASGLAPLIDANLRGILFASTGVIGKRLPADAMISALPRAARLRKESGLKSFARAIMTTDTYPKIAHTTFRGKKTYTIAGVAKGSGMINPLFATMLAFVFTDFPVSPENVKLAFSQAVRDTFERITVDGECSTNDTVMLFTRRGQEDADALEAFTDGLREVLKELSMMVVRDGEGASRVAHIMVKGVRKKEWAEKIARRIALSPLTKTAFFGADPNWGRIIAAAGDAGVPLDPAKVDITLQGEMVAKGGAEIAFSEKKMKKLMSRKEISVTVDLNDGKASFDIYTTDLTYDYVKINASYRS
- a CDS encoding flagellar biosynthesis protein FlgC, whose translation is MISGISSSLSGLSAFTRTLSNTANNIANVNTDGYKKTRATIVEDTNGLPEVSVERQDAPGSIIQETDGTLRELSNVELAEEFPRMIISQRGYEANINALKVEDEMIGSLLDIIG
- the kdsB gene encoding 3-deoxy-manno-octulosonate cytidylyltransferase, translated to MNKLIVIPARYESTRLPGKPLLEIAGKPLIRLVYERASESRLKDDVIVATDDERILNTVTAFGGNAVMTSSSCRSGTDRVFEAMQHTEADLIINLQGDEPFMRPDMTDLLFSVMEKEDLDMATLCSPITDDREYHDPNTVKVVLDGRGFALYFSRSPIPYLRNGSARPLFYKHIGIYAFKRDFLERFVKMPRSRLEEIESLEQLRVLENGFRIRVLTTQYDGFGIDTPADLDRARLTLDRKTG